gcgtatgtacatatgtatataaataaaataaagaaaatacataaaatatctGTTATATTACATGTTTTTGCAATTAGTTAACAGTTTGTGCTCTTAATACCGGCACATAATCATCGTATTGCGCCTGATAAAAGTTTCCAGCGATCGGATCACCCAAATTATATTTTGCAATGGAATCTCTTGTCGTCACCTTTACACGACCTTCACGAGACCTGcgcacacatatataaaattaaaaaaaaaaaaacattttaaattattgtataatatGACAAACTCAAGTATGtgaaaagttcgaaaatttttatatttgacttACGTTTTAGGTATGAATTGTGTACTTTCAATCTTGCCCGGTTGCTTGAAGACTAAGAAAACATAACGGTGTAAGCCACTGCCCTCTGGTGGACCAGAACCCCTATATTCCGCAACAGTTTGACCTTCCGCTACTTTATTGCCTGGAATATTAATAACCAACCAGTGTAAAATTTCCCGATAAATTGGTTCGGCACGTGATGGTGCATCGGGGTCTACCATAAACAAAGTATAAAGAGCATCATCTTCCGCTACCCAACTGACTGTGGGTTGATCCTTCACCTGAGTGGGGGTCAGTTCCTTACCAAGTTCTACTTTAACACCACTTGGATAATTAACCtggattatttattatatttataattattttgactTATTTCGTATACAAATAAACTTTGGGAGTCACCTGCAGTAAACCTTTAGGCTTATTGTCAATAATGTCCGGAACTATTCCACTTGAATCCATTTTACGTCCACCTCCACTGCTTACTTGAATATGACTGAACATCAGTATGACAAAATACAACTTTCATTACTACTATGTACTGAAATCAatgcataagtatatttttatccGGTTTTGTTAAGCCACTCCAAATTCTGCTAGTACTGATAacagtatacatatactattaacTACTACTAGTATGACATTAACTCTCTATgggtatacacatacatatgtacggtggtcaaaaattgcaattatacatatttttatgtattatattttatttattctatgaataaacaaataaggaagggctaagtttgaaGCCGGTGTAATACCtatttaggtatatgggagATAGGAGAGGTATTGAACTGATTTTATGTCTTTTAGGCGTCACCACGTACAGAAGAAGATGCTCTCTGAGTTTCATTATGGTACCTCACACACCAATATATGAGAAGTAAAGTCAAACGGAAGTTTGAAGATTTTAACCATTactgttgctgttattattggGAGAAAAAATTGCGCTATAAAGCCAACGGGAAGTTCGAAACTGTTTACATTAGATGCATTAATTTCTTGTTCCCACGATGTATTTTGCTTCaattgtttctttgtttttcgtAAAAGGAGGTCTGCATGAATTTGTGAACCATGTACCATTGGGTTTTAGGGAGCATAAGCAAACAGATGTTATATTTACTGACTTTAGCAAAGCTTTCAATAAAGTCACTGTCTTGTaataatgtttgtttttactacacttagcaccattgctgaaatgagCATACATAGTAGTAGCTGAGAAATCCGCTTATTCGATAACTCTgacctacacattttgttcgcatggtatttacattgctgaaatagataccgactttagtccagttcgtcgcaaacaattgcgcttgttatcaagtattgacgaataattatgtagctatgtaattattttttctttagttctattctaatttttctgttcttaattctggattaacagatttcttttgttttttgcttaatc
The sequence above is drawn from the Bactrocera tryoni isolate S06 chromosome 1, CSIRO_BtryS06_freeze2, whole genome shotgun sequence genome and encodes:
- the LOC120772547 gene encoding protein D3-like; this encodes MFSHIQVSSGGGRKMDSSGIVPDIIDNKPKGLLQVNYPSGVKVELGKELTPTQVKDQPTVSWVAEDDALYTLFMVDPDAPSRAEPIYREILHWLVINIPGNKVAEGQTVAEYRGSGPPEGSGLHRYVFLVFKQPGKIESTQFIPKTSREGRVKVTTRDSIAKYNLGDPIAGNFYQAQYDDYVPVLRAQTVN